One Solea solea chromosome 5, fSolSol10.1, whole genome shotgun sequence genomic window carries:
- the LOC131459887 gene encoding MORN repeat-containing protein 3-like, translating into MPLRKNNFLRCPSKVVERRSQRHGPRSTIYELNGDQYKGEWKNDMKHGMGQQVWKSGANYIGDWKYGKCDGYGTYTKGNQLYIGEWRNGKKHGHGKYAYSDLAYYHGEWRKGHRSGWGEMHYENGDVFMGEWLLDKRHGRGIIRYIGGDWYEGEWQYDEKHGKGKLYFAEKGKQYVGMWVNGEAKCGTLTDCEGVEVENEIGAGTSNEKLVIPTAKTQENKNKQGDEEPKETVEDGGSATLELPSAETCQEETNEQTDEEAKEGSSETLAETLQEQSEE; encoded by the coding sequence ATGCCTTTACGGAAAAACAATTTCCTTCGATGTCCATCAAAAGTGGTGGAAAGAAGGTCACAGAGACATGGACCGCGGAGCACAATTTACGAGCTCAATGGAGATCAATACAAAGGAGAGTGGAAGAACGACATGAAGCACGGGATGGGACAACAGGTTTGGAAGTCTGGTGCCAACTACATAGGAGACTGGAAATATGGGAAATGTGATGGATATGGCACATACACCAAGGGGAATCAGTTGTACATTGGGGAGTGGAGAAATGGGAAGAAGCATGGGCATGGTAAATATGCTTACAGTGATTTAGCATATTACCATGGGGAGTGGAGGAAGGGCCACCGCAGTGGCTGGGGAGAGATGCACTATGAGAATGGTGACGTGTTTATGGGGGAGTGGCTGTTGGATAAGCGCCACGGAAGGGGCATTATCCGATATATAGGTGGCGACTGGTATGAAGGCGAATGGCAATATGACGAGAAGCATGGCAAAGGAAAGTTGTACTTTGCCGAAAAAGGCAAACAGTATGTGGGGATGTGGGTAAATGGAGAGGCAAAATGTGGAACCCTTACTGACTGTGAGGGAGTGgaagtagaaaatgaaatagGAGCGGGAACCAGTAATGAAAAATTAGTGATTCCAACTgccaaaacacaagaaaacaaaaacaaacaggggGACGAAGAGCCAAAAGAAACAGTAGAGGACGGCGGTAGTGCCACATTAGAGTTACCAAGTGCCGAAACATGCCaagaagaaacaaatgaacagacGGATGAAGAGGCAAAAGAAGGCAGTAGTGAAACATTAGCCGAAACGCTCCAAGAACAAAGTGAGGAGTAA
- the ctsd gene encoding cathepsin D — MTNLCPLFVFAVLALNVDALVRIPLTKFRSIRREMTDSGKSVSELLADKHSLKYNLGFPSSNGPTPETLKNYLDAQYYGDISLGTPPQTFSVVFDTGSSNLWVPSIHCSLLDIACLLHHKYNSAKSSTFVKNGTAFAIQYGSGSLSGYLSQDTCMIGDLAVEKQVFGEATKQPGIAFIAAKFDGILGMAYPRISVDGVAPVFDNIMKQKKVEKNVFSFYLNRNPDTAPGGELLLGGTDPKYYTGDFNYVNITRQAYWQIRMDQLVVGSQLTLCKGGCEAIVDTGTSLITGPSAEVKALQKAIGAIPLIQGEYMVNCDKVPSLPVITFTVGGQSYSLTGDQYILKVSQAGKTICLSGFMGLDIPAPAGPLWILGDVFIGQYYTVFDRDNNRVGFAKSA, encoded by the exons ATGACGAATCTCTGCCCACTGTTCGTGTTCGCGGTCTTAGCGCTGAACGTCGACGCGCTGGTTAG AATTCCTCTAACGAAGTTCCGCTCCATCAGACGCGAGATGACAGACTCGGGGAAAAGTGTGTCGGAGCTTTTGGCCGACAAACACTCCTTGAAATACAACCTTGGCTTCCCTTCCAGTAATGGACCCACTCCAGAGACACTGAAGAACTACCTCGAC gcTCAGTACTACGGTGACATTTCCCTGGGAACCCCTCCTCAGACCTTCAGCGTGGTGTTTGACACGGGCTCGTCCAACCTGTGGGTGCCGTCCATTCACTGCTCCCTTTTAGACATCGCGTGCT TGCTTCACCACAAATATAACTCCGCCAAGTCCAGCACGTTCGTGAAGAACGGAACAGCCTTCGCCATCCAGTATGGATCTGGGAGCCTGTCGGGGTACCTCAGTCAGGACACGTGCATG ATCGGAGACCTGGCAGTGGAGAAACAGGTTTTCGGCGAAGCCACGAAGCAGCCCGGCATCGCGTTTATCGCGGCCAAGTTTGACGGGATCCTTGGAATGGCCTACCCTCGCATATCTGTGGACGGGGTGGCGCCGGTCTTTGACAACATCATGAAACAGAAGAAAGTGGAGAAGAACGTCTTCTCCTTCTATTTGAACAG GAACCCAGACACGGCGCCCGGCGGCGAGCTGCTGCTGGGAGGGACCGACCCCAAATACTACACCGGTGACTTCAACTACGTCAACATCACCCGGCAGGCGTACTGGCAGATCCGCATGGACCA GTTGGTCGTGGGCAGTCAGCTGACTCTGTGCAAAGGCGGCTGCGAGGCCATCGTGGACACAGGGACGTCTCTGATCACCGGCCCCTCTGCCGAGGTCAAGGCTCTGCAGAAAGCCATCGGAGCGATTCCACTCATCCAGGGAGAG tACATGGTGAACTGTGACAAGGTCCCGTCACTGCCCGTCATCACGTTCACTGTGGGAGGACAGAGCTACAGTCTGACCGGAGATCAGTACATCCTCAAG GTGTCTCAGGCTGGAAAGACCATCTGTCTGAGTGGCTTCATGGGTCTGGACATCCCCGCCCCCGCCGGGCCCCTGTGGATTCTGGGAGACGTGTTCATCGGTCAGTACTACACCGTGTTTGACCGAGACAACAACCGCGTGGGCTTCGCCAAGTCCGCCTAA
- the LOC131460102 gene encoding beta-1,3-galactosyltransferase 1-like encodes MLESVRTTGGQSQGLTDTLKPVDDSSSSSSSSRRWWCCRSRRCIFLFVLFLGVFGIIYYTNIMGMAMDWNPDWWLQHPANSTTHRWLVPSETLNMDEALAEMVNSSITTTSITSATTSTGIRTTSNSSSSNSSSSSSSNSSNSSSSSSSVSVPAETNQSNNDSVPTTPPPYVSPGPYLVEYPYQYHFIMNEPQKCAEQKPFVVLMVPVAPKNRADRDIVRKTWGSESVVLDKVVTVIFQLGLYTGEGGEQLREQLLQESNEHRDLIQSDFVDCYKNLTIKTMVMMEWLDTYCSNASYAMKIDSDMFLNVPRLVTMLSNAPKSNYMTGLVANGGQVLRDPNSKWFLPHEVFPRSYYPRYALGLGYVLTLDLPKKLLEGAKHVKAVYIEDVYLGLCMEHLGINPTDSPDWNYFHVFAVPYNRCTFSKLVATTTFTDADRMAMWADFSKPGPHC; translated from the exons ATGCTGGAGAGTGTGAGGACAACAGGGggacaaag CCAAGGACTGACGGACACATTGAAGCCAGtggacgacagcagcagcagcagcagcagcagcaggaggtggtGGTGCTGCAGATCCCGAcgttgcatttttttatttgttctgtttttgggCGTTTTTGGCATTATTTACTACACCAACATCATGGGAATGGCAATGGACTGGAACCCTGATTGGTGGCTGCAACATCCGGCAAACTCCACCACTCACAGGTGGTTGGTTCCTTCAGAGACGCTGAACATGGACGAGGCTTTAGCCGAAATGGTAAATTCCAGTATCACAACCACCAGCATAACCAGTGCTACCACAAGCACCGGCATCAGAACcaccagcaacagcagcagcagcaacagcagcagcagcagcagcagcaacagcagcaacagcagcagcagcagcagcagcgtcagtgTCCCCGCTGAGACCAACCAATCCAACAATGACTCGGTGCCAACAACCCCGCCTCCCTATGTGTCTCCAGGTCCATATTTGGTGGAATATCCCTACCAGTATCACTTCATCATGAATGAGCCGCAGAAATGTGCAGAGCAGAAGCCTTTCGTGGTTCTGATGGTCCCTGTGGCGCCAAAAAACAGGGCCGATCGAGACATCGTCCGTAAAACATGGGGAAGTGAAAGTGTGGTACTGGACAAAGTGGTGACGGTGATCTTCCAGCTGGGGCTGTACACTGGAGAGGGAGGCGAGCAGCTCCGAgaacagctgctgcaggagagCAACGAGCACCGGGACCTGATCCAGAGCGACTTCGTGGACTGCTACAAGAACCTGACCATCAAGACCATGGTGATGATGGAGTGGCTGGACACCTACTGCTCCAACGCCTCGTACGCCATGAAGATCGATTCAGACATGTTCCTGAATGTTCCCAGACTCGTCACGATGTTGTCAAACGCTCCAAAATCAAACTACATGACGGGACTTGTGGCAAACGGTGGTCAAGTTCTTAGAGatccaaattcaaaatggttcCTTCCCCACGAGGTTTTCCCAAGGTCATATTACCCGCGTTATGCTCTGGGTCTTGGCTACGTCCTTACTTTGGACCTCCCAAAAAAGCTGCTGGAGGGAGCCAAACACGTGAAAGCGGTCTACATTGAAGACGTGTATTTGGGCTTGTGCATGGAGCACCTGGGCATCAACCCCACTGACTCCCCAGACTGGAACTATTTTCATGTCTTTGCTGTTCCGTACAATCGCTGCACTTTCTCCAAACTAGTCGCCACAACGACGTTTACTGACGCCGATCGTATGGCCATGTGGGCCGACTTTTCAAAGCCGGGTCCGCACTGCTGA
- the LOC131459411 gene encoding microtubule-associated tyrosine carboxypeptidase-like → MVLDSGEVAMDRVEGEHIGSCRDPLEPDVRADSLKPSSPSATTRTPSKKSNAAKKEKVSHNGLPVQTHHSPVEKRASLKVGATPRPPLRRPLSLEMTPRSLRGSQEQMADRRPPWRSGSAAPSPPARSLTSPSLGAGGWMRRSESTCSVNYSLGLRASKGQMRPATSLPHIAKGTGATPQPAPARSCLLVALRPLNLEQEKQAFFQSDFKYEPQFEYTQPEPRSVLEKYREGSGLFLEQAVGIMECVLRKFGSYEDFEVVTGGNVLSKSQIWAAVRKYLQKEGCVGEVVVRLSDELLSQAVMVVESCRPTLTINLAGARQHWLEGMLRHEIGTHYLRGVNNGLQPWASADGRKQFGLKPANPTEEGLASLHSVLLRKQPYLWRAALLYYTVYHAASMSFSQLFSHIARFVQNPDVRWEYCLRAKRGQTDTSQPGCFSKDQVYLDGILQLLRHRRSIDFKILTSLGKVSYKDVARLRPLATHSRTRIPHFMRDPERYLQHLDHIVAVNELDDSTLRRLLPWPTEPERTEAEDAGTPSTPCVT, encoded by the exons ATGGTGCTGGACTCAGGTGAAGTCGCCATGGATCGGGTCGAGGGCGAACACATCGGCAGCTGCAGAGACCCGTTGGAGCCGGATGTCAGAGCAGATTCACTAAAACCCAGCAGCCCTTCTGCAACAACCAGAACACCGTCCAAAAAGAGCAATGCAGCGAAGAAAGAGAAGGTTTCCCACAACGGGCTCCCAGTCCAGACCCACCACAGTCCAGTGGAGAAGAGGGCATCGTTAAAAGTTGGCGCCACACCCAGACCCCCGCTTCGCCGTCCCCTCAGCCTGGAGATGACGCCCAGGAGCCTGCGAGGGTCTCAGGAGCAGATGGCGGACAGGCGGCCTCCTTGGCGCAGCGGCTCTGCTGCTCCCTCACCTCCAGCTCGCAGCCTGACCAGCCCCAGTCTGGGTGCAGGTGGATGGATGCGGCGCAGTGAGAGCACCTGCTCGGTAAACTACTCCCTGGGGCTCCGGGCAAGCAAGGGGCAAATGCGACCTGCCACCTCGCTCCCGCACATCGCTAAAGGGACGGGGGCTACGCCGCAGCCTGCACCCGCCAGATCCTGCCTGCTCGTCGCCCTGAGGCCTCTGAACCTGGAGCAGGAGAAGCAGGCTTTCTTTCAGTCGGATTTCAAGTACGAGCCCCAGTTTGAGTACACTCAACCTGAGCCGAGGTCTGTGCTGGAGAAGTACCGCGAGGGCTCAGGCCTGTTCCTCGAGCAG GCGGTTGGAATCATGGAGTGCGTCCTGAGGAAGTTTGGCTCATATGAGGACTTTGAGGTGGTGACCGGTGGAAACGTGCTCTCGAAAAGTCAGATCTGGGCTGCGGTTCGCAAATATCTGCAGAAAGAAGGCTGCGTGGGAGAG gtgGTCGTGCGTCTGTCTGATGAGCTGCTGTCTCAGGCAGTGATGGTGGTGGAGAGCTGTCGTCCCACTCTGACCATTAACTTGGCTGGAGCTCGGCAGCACTGGCTGGAGGGGATGCTGAGGCATGAGATAG GGACACATTATCTGCGAGGTGTCAACAACGGTCTGCAGCCGTGGGCCAGCGCGGACGGCAGGAAGCAGTTTGGCCTCAAACCGGCCAACCCTACAGAGGAAGGCCTGGCCAGCCTGCACAGCGTCCTGCTGAGGAAGCAGCCGTATCTGTGGCGAGCAGCTCTGCTCTACTACACCGTCTACCACGCTGCCAGCATGAGCTTCAGCCAGCTCTTCAGTCACATCGCACGCTTCGTCCAGAACCCCGACGTCCGCTGGGAGTACTGTCTGAGAGCCAAGAGAGGACAGACGGATACGTCGCAGCCCG gcTGCTTCAGTAAAGATCAGGTTTACCTGGACGGAATCCTGCAGCTTCTCCGCCATCGAAGGTCCATCGACTTCAAGATATTGACGTCTCTAGGAAAA GTGTCGTACAAGGACGTGGCGAGGCTGCGTCCTCTGGCGACGCACTCCAGGACCAGAATCCCGCACTTCATGCGAGACCCAGAACGGTACCTGCAGCACCTGGACCACATCGTCGCGGTGAACGAATTGGACGACTCGACGCTGCGGCGCCTGCTGCCGTGGCCGACTGAACCCGAGAGGACGGAGGCGGAGGACGCCGGCACGCCGTCGACGCCATGCGTGacgtaa
- the LOC131459412 gene encoding casein kinase II subunit alpha'-like, whose protein sequence is MPGSTPASSKARVYTDVNTQKNREYWDYDAHVPNWSNQDNYQLVRKLGRGKYSEVFEAINVTNSEKVVVKILKPVKKKKIKREIKILENLRGGTNIIRLVDTVKDPVSRTPALVFECINNTDFKELYQKLTDFDIRYYMYELLKALDYCHSMGIMHRDVKPHNVMIDHQLRKLRLIDWGLAEFYHPAQEYNVRVASRYFKGPELLVDYQMYDYSLDMWSLGCMLASMIFLKEPFFHGQDNYDQLVRIAKVLGTEELFGYLHKYHIELDTRFKDLLGQQTRKRWEQFIQSENQHLVSPEALDLLDKLLRYDHQQRLTATEAMQHPYFYPVVKEQANANTDSTKAISSSNAT, encoded by the exons ATGCCTGGGTCAACGCCGGCCAGCAGCAAGGCTCGGGTGTACACCGATGTCAACACACAGAAGAATAGAGAATACTGGGACTATGATGCACATGTGCCAAACTGGAG CAATCAAGACAACTACCAGCTGGTGCGTAAACTTGGTCGAGGGAAGTACAGTGAAGTGTTCGAGGCCATAAATGTGACCAACAGTGAGAAGGTGGTGGTGAAGATCCTCAAG CCtgtcaaaaagaagaagatcaaaAGGGAAATCAAAATCCTTGAAAACCTGCGTGGAGGGACCAACATCATCCGCCTGGTCGACACCGTCAAAGACCCTGTG TCCAGAACACCAGCGCTTGTCTTTGAGTGCATCAATAACACAGATTTTAAG GAACTTTACCAGAAGCTGACAGACTTTGATATCCGTTACTACATGTATGAGCTgctcaag GCTCTGGACTACTGTCACAGTATGGGCATCATGCACAGAGACGTGAAGCCCCACAACGTCATGATCGACCACCAGCTCAGAAAG CTGCGTCTCATCGACTGGGGTTTGGCAGAGTTTTATCATCCCGCTCAGGAATACAACGTCAGGGTGGCCTCGCGTTACTTCAAAGGCCCAGAGCTGCTAGTGGACTATCAG ATGTACGATTACAGTTTGGACATGTGGAGTCTAGGCTGCATGTTGGCCAGTATGATCTTCCTGAAGGAACCGTTCTTTCATGGCCAGGACAACTACGATCAG CTGGTTCGCATCGCTAAGGTTCTCGGCACTGAGGAGCTTTTTGGTTACTTGCACAAGTATCACATAGAACTGGACACTCGCTTCAAAGACCTGCTGGGACA GCAAACACGGAAGCGCTGGGAGCAGTTCATCCAGTCGGAGAACCAGCACCTGGTGAGTCCAGAGGCTCTGGACCTGCTGGACAAGCTGCTGCGCTACGACCACCAGCAGAGGCTGACGGCCACCGAGGCCATGCAGCACCCGTACTTCT ATCCTGTGGTGAAGGAACAAGCAAACGCCAACACAGACAGCACAAAGGCAATAAGCAGCTCCAATGCAACATGA